In Methanomicrobia archaeon, the genomic window TCTCCCGGCAGCGCTCTCGCCACAGGCGGAAGCCGAGTACGTGGCGTGGGCGCGGAAGCGCTATGAGGCGCGGCAACGCCAGCGCGAACTCCAGGAGGCGAATGCCGATGCGCTGCTGGAACAGCGCGCGCAAGCGCTCAACAGACAGTACTTCAACGGTGAGCTCTCGTGGACTCGAATCTCCTATACGACCGAGCAGAACGCACATACGTTCGGAACCTGTGACCCGCGGAGTGGTACGATACGGATCTCAGATCGCCTGGTGAAGATGCCGCGGTTCGTGCATGACTATGTGGTGGTGCATGAGCTCGCGCACTTGCTGGTGCCGCGTCACGGCCTGACCTTCTGGCAGCTCGTCCTTCGGTATCCCAAAACGGAACGTGCCCGCGGGTATTTGATGGCGGTTGGGATGCAAGATGAGCCGGATAGTGAGCCGGGGAACGGTGGTAATTTTTAAGGCACGTGCACTCACATAGATATATAAAGTTTATGTGTGACGATCACGGAGGCTGGAGCTCGACTCCAGGAAGAGGCAGATGCTGAACCGCGGCGGGTATAAGGACGAGTTTATACTCTCGTTGGAGGCGGATAAATGGCTCTTTCACGCTGACCTCCTCGTTGACAAGGC contains:
- a CDS encoding M48 family peptidase: MEIKIIRSPRRKKTIGAREVDGVIQLYLPAALSPQAEAEYVAWARKRYEARQRQRELQEANADALLEQRAQALNRQYFNGELSWTRISYTTEQNAHTFGTCDPRSGTIRISDRLVKMPRFVHDYVVVHELAHLLVPRHGLTFWQLVLRYPKTERARGYLMAVGMQDEPDSEPGNGGNF